A window of Cucurbita pepo subsp. pepo cultivar mu-cu-16 chromosome LG06, ASM280686v2, whole genome shotgun sequence contains these coding sequences:
- the LOC111796553 gene encoding glycerophosphodiester phosphodiesterase GDPD4-like isoform X1, with the protein MQQGKCKWMNDPPLVCAHGGDSSKAFPNTMDAYSLALRSQANCIEVDVSRSSDGVLFALHDRDLQRITGSNTSQVGNFSMKEVSLDSAS; encoded by the exons ATGCAACAAGGGAAGTGCAAATGGATGAATGATCCTCCGCTTGTGTGTGCTCATGGAGGCGACTCATCCAAGGCCTTTCCGAACACT ATGGATGCATATAGCTTAGCGCTGCGTTCTCAAGCCAACTGCATTGAAGTTGATGTTTCTCGCTCTTCAGATGGAGTCTTATTTGCACTTCATGACAG GGACTTGCAGAGGATAACTGGATCAAATACTTCTCAAGTTGGAAATTTTAGCATGAAAGAGGTGAGTTTAGATTCTGCATCTTGA
- the LOC111796553 gene encoding glycerophosphodiester phosphodiesterase GDPD4-like isoform X2: MQQGKCKWMNDPPLVCAHGGDSSKAFPNTMDAYSLALRSQANCIEVDVSRSSDGVLFALHDRQGLAEDNWIKYFSSWKF; encoded by the exons ATGCAACAAGGGAAGTGCAAATGGATGAATGATCCTCCGCTTGTGTGTGCTCATGGAGGCGACTCATCCAAGGCCTTTCCGAACACT ATGGATGCATATAGCTTAGCGCTGCGTTCTCAAGCCAACTGCATTGAAGTTGATGTTTCTCGCTCTTCAGATGGAGTCTTATTTGCACTTCATGACAG GCAGGGACTTGCAGAGGATAACTGGATCAAATACTTCTCAAGTTGGAAATTTTAG
- the LOC111796756 gene encoding probable carboxylesterase 18 gives MENPPKLPLKFQVLLRLHSFATSIGRRPNMTVNRCLTNLFDLKFSPSSKPNNGVSTRDIVFDRARNLWFRLFVPSSVSDDVSLPVVVYFHGGGFVFFSASSMSYDDLGRRLARDLRVVVVSVNYRLSPEHRYPLPYEDGFDGLKFLDEMGFDSVVFPAKADLGRCFLAGDSAGGNLAHHVAVRAAGYDFKKVNIKGLIAIQPFFGGEERTNSEVQFSKSPMLSLEQADWYWKAFLPDGSNRNHPAAHVFGPGAGDLPDEKFPMTLLIVGGRDQLRDWGMKYYEWLKESDKEVDLVEYPNAIHGFYAVPQLKDCSLLIRDVNDFIQKCLLV, from the exons ATGGAAAACCCTCCAAAGCTTCCATTGAAGTTTCAAGTCCTTCTCCGTCTCCACTCGTTCGCCACCTCCATCGGTCGTCGCCCTAACATGACTGTCAACCGTTGCTTAACAAACCTCTTCGAcctcaaattctctccttcTTCTAAACCCAACAACGGCGTTTCGACTCGCGACATCGTTTTCGACCGTGCTCGCAATCTCTGGTTTCGTCTCTTTGTTCCGTCTTCGGTTTCTGATGATGTTAGTCTACCAGTTGTTGTGTACTTTCATGGCGGCgggtttgtgtttttttctgCTAGTTCGATGTCGTACGATGATCTTGGTCGGAGACTTGCACGTGACCTCCGTGTTGTGGTTGTGTCGGTAAATTATCGTCTCTCTCCCGAGCACCGGTATCCACTTCCCTATGAAGATGGATTTGATGGTTTGAAATTTCTCGATGAAATGGGCTTTGATTCTGTCGTTTTTCCGGCGAAAGCTGATCTTGGTCGGTGTTTTCTCGCCGGAGATAGTGCCGGTGGCAACTTGGCCCACCACGTCGCCGTCAGAGCAGCTGGATATGACTTCAAGAAG GTGAACATCAAAGGCTTAATAGCAATACAACCATTTTTTGGTGGAGAGGAGAGAACAAATTCAGAGGTCCAATTCAGCAAATCCCCAATGTTAAGCTTGGAACAAGCTGATTGGTACTGGAAAGCATTTTTGCCAGATGGGTCCAATAGAAACCACCCAGCTGCACACGTGTTCGGCCCCGGTGCCGGAGACCTTCCCGACGAGAAGTTTCCGATGACGCTGCTAATTGTGGGAGGACGAGACCAGTTACGAGATTGGGGGATGAAGTACTACGAGTGGCTTAAAGAGAGTGATAAAGAAGTGGATTTGGTTGAATATCCAAATGCCATCCATGGATTTTATGCTGTTCCTCAGCTCAAGGATTGTTCTTTGCTCATTAGAGATGTAAATGATTTCATCCAGAAATGTTTGTTAGTATAA
- the LOC111797726 gene encoding accelerated cell death 11, producing MADLNVGEKPLRNISESFKALAATVNAETTAVEVAPFSRACSFISPLFGCLGIAFKFAEMDYVAKVNDLVESSKSIASLQVLVDKDIESDCVRKAGSHSRNLLRVKRGIDMVRVLFEQILITEGNSLRDPASKAYAQVFAPHHGWAIRKAVGAGMYALPSKAQLLRKLNEDEASARIFMQDYVAASAPVIQYVEKLFFSRDLGIDW from the exons ATGGCGGACCTGAACGTCGGCGAGAAGCCGCTGCGAAACATTTCAGAGTCGTTCAAAGCCCTTGCCGCCACTGTAAATGCTGAAACCACCGCGGTCGAGGTTGCGCCGTTTTCTCGCGCCTGCTCCTTTATTTCGCCTCTTTTTGGCTGCTTGGGCATCGCATTCAAATTCGCGGAAATGGACTATGTTGCCAAG GTTAATGATCTCGTAGAATCATCTAAGTCAATTGCATCTCTACAAGTGTTGGTGGACAAAGATATTGAATCTGACTGTGTGAGGAAAGCTGGTAGCCATTCAAGAAATCTCTTGAGAGTGAAGCGCGGGATTGACATGGTCAGAGTACTCTTCGAGCAAATTTTAATCACAGA AGGTAATTCCTTGAGAGATCCAGCTTCCAAAGCATATGCACAGGTATTTGCTCCTCACCATGGGTGGGCAATCAGAAAAGCTGTTGGGGCAGGGATGTATGCTCTTCCTTCGAAGGCACAACTGCTGAGGAAGCTCAATGAAGATG AGGCCTCAGCCAGAATCTTCATGCAAGATTATGTGGCCGCTTCTGCTCCTGTGATTCAGTATGTTGAAAAGCTCTTCTTCTCCAGAGATTTGGGCATAGATTGGTAA